A part of Streptomyces sp. NBC_01497 genomic DNA contains:
- a CDS encoding non-ribosomal peptide synthetase codes for MGLLAGAVHAQSLRTPHADAVIDGEHRLDHAALDAAAATVAAALRARGVRRGQAVALALPRSWRLVCAMLGVLRAGACVVPLDRLSPPHRRGHILADSGAVAVVHDGTPPPDLPGEVLPLAVDDLLASTGVRLAEAVGGEGEGTDHEQVAGEGREGMSAVAEPVSFLFYTSGTTGLPKGVEVRDAGVLRLAAPGYLDLRPGTRFACMSNPAFDALSFEVWTPLLTGGSCVVLRDDEVQDPHRLDAALLREGVDIAFVTSALFHAVADTVPGCFAGARDVLVGGEALNSPAIQRWYKHNASSATRLHNVYGPTESTTFALSHTIPRGFPGDSVPIGRPLPGTGVAFAVPGGTRAAPPGEVAELLLSGAGLAAGYRNLPEETRSRFVTLPGSDGAPVRHYRTGDLVRADSAGLVTYVGRADRQVKVRGFRIEPGEVERQIRAHPWVRQAHVCTRVPGRGGPRELLAYVVADDGLSFEDFDRHLAARLPGYMRPHHIHRVGDLPRTANGKVDEKALLSLGGAPWRAPVDEGVPVTERCREVLELAGGLLGPRDLRPGDRWTAVGGDSLGALRLRFEARRRWNRDLSASFVLRSDFAGIAAALDAAGAEGDGTDHSPYPVPAGPAGADSAPATSEQQRLWLLHRRDPGSPAYHAGQAFRIDGRLDPDALRRALTRLVERHVALRTGFEAGQEGLRQVVGAPYDPWYDPGSRPPRAEADALAFADRFFAEPFDLAVPRMLRACWLPSHGSGGSDDSAIPDGSDGSDGSASPGDGGVLLLHLHHIAVDGWSLGVLFEHLSADYAAELDGPCGRDRPSAAGPRYTPLDHADWQTRWRGGPAYREQLEGLLRYYEADAADDAVGDRAGVAEPLRSARSSTGGGRLLRSGLDVARRATVDRLCAELNLTRFELLLGVFAWSAYGVTGRTRLRVASPTAGRPISACEHSVGMFANTVLLPLAVAPREGLRAQVARLAEGARAVLERQDVVLADVLAADGFAGTAAGTAPFDFLFVLENTDFGALDLRECSARPVWRPPAGVKCPLTLSLVEHGDGFDCLWEYAEDHFTPAEAQALATLFVSGIDLLAQDGTTTPARLVGPYRRSLPDHGTGAPVRPGPYRTVAEGFARQVALRPDAPALASGDRVLSYGELDRHARALAGELLGAFPLPGPDDPGACRVALYFEPSVEHVVALLALARLGITAVPLDPAYPTALLRQVLEQAEPLCVLLAADGGAAFDAVAPPGGPPRHPVVRPAGNTPHPDSVRLPAPGDGGARPLYTLFTSGSTGAPKGVQVADRTLCDLLHWQEGPGALPGPAVTQQFSMLSFDVSFQEIFGTLCGGGLLHLVDQDLRHDPPALLRRLESTGAQRLHLPYVALQLLAEHAVHLGLYPSRLRDVVTAGEQLVCTDAIRRWFAGMPGAHLHNHYGPTETHVVSALRLDGDPAHWPERPAVGSAVSGALLRVVDEGDEPVPAGCTGDLLIGGSMVSRCYLGDQGLNERRFVELPGLGLFYRSGDRARFDTAGLLHFAGRDDQQIKFSGHRLELGQVEAALLRHPDVVSAVVVRDGGALVGCVQCHAGRGDVTHEGLSAHLASLLPPFVRLDRFRLLTVLPRTPSGKLDRKAALTAPGEDLPHDPGAGPGGRTGPPVRSGGTGRPLDAEPVGPRSARPRASGPVGSAPLEARLAEAFREVTGRTVESGSTFFAAGASSLDLMRFHLHCTTRLGFGFSVTDLFEHVTVAALARFLDAGAAAGGSPGEGNTGTAGAGDEAPGGAAGQPVAAADTAPLPGRGHVTGSRTPSGEPVAVVGMAVRLPGAPDLASFWRMTAGGGRGITHFEAAAGLVGARSQLDGPLAFDPGHFGISPQEARLMDPQQRQLLMSCVEALAHAGIGDTSRVRVGLVAGAGENTYFQAMLRDGDPSQLPDGFQMALHHEKDFLATKAAFHLGLTGPALTTQSACSSSLVAVHVAAGMLRQGDAEVMLAGGVLVDTELTDGYRYRPQHIFSPDGHCRPFSDDAAGTVGGSGAGVVVLKPLSTARRDGDTVYAVLTGSAVNNDGSDKMSYSAPSLTGQRTVIRDALRRSGRTGADIGYVEAHGTGTRLGDPIEVAALRQALGATEPGTCALSSVKSQIGHLGAAAGVVGLVRASLALHHGEIPPTVDFHAPNPAFGDDLAPFHIPTRAEPWPAGRDRVASVSSFGIGGTNAHVVLEDGSATTREAESAARTPNAAASPERCLVLSSSSEAALRRDARRIADHLAARPDTFAQTVRHLREGRPALRWRAAAPCADAAAAVAWLRAVGEDGGTGAVRTTPGPDLPPLAPAGLDARDLADAWTAGRPIAGTGEPAPAPWDFPPPAFDPRDHVFARLPASGARTGPALGPAAARTGSSEPPTHPRTSLAAGPALPAPAGTPLAPPAGATDGPPRLAEADWLHQPQWVRSHRAATGARPRPGPGEAARSPRALVVVTDGEVPPGALRPFADRHAHVVHATAGPGFERRGDGAYQVDPVDPASLRLLIDAVADSGHAGIDWLHALPLAVSGVPGPGTLEHARRACLDAPAALLQAVTGRPGTPPVRPWWLSYGARPVDGTVTRPELGLLAGAATVAEQEGFPRGHWVDLPTDDLGACAGGLAELVAHAGRVPGAHGTARNTGIPAQLALRQGFWWRPATVPVDAGPAGTPALPAGGDHLILGGTGGIGTAVAQWLLERGTGRVLLLARRPHLPDALRRWADRVVLVEADLRAAEPGGSGGAGAISGSGAPGGADDSGGIESVLAAIARRTQSLAGVVHAAGVPDGALLARRDADAARAGTAARLAGALLVERIIARFAPATALYCSSMSALLGGVGQFDYAASAGLLDAFAHHRGGADDTTARFTVDWDVWRETGMALRVPGADARHRAHLARGLDVAEGLRVLDRTYALQLPHLLVSTTGLEASRVFYEGAAPQEGRVRPADGDGSPLPAPMVAAPPPDGPPDAAQGPSGDSAPALLDAWLRDLLGLDAIDPDAALYDLGADSLTMLDLISEVKRHFDIELELSWLSHQVSLAEILAKLRERAPAGGGPDGGTAHAATLAAAPESGTRSASVTAAHAAPGTGTGTAPGSAPETGTGPAPVEAPGTPTTSGTPPLAATGSGPAVGTAPAVVAPAGAGRTPNPRAAAAPAGRARTAHVAIETWQRGTGPDVLCLVHPVGGDIQAYRSLVSALGPHATVCLIADPALGDPAAPEWTLADRASHYRAALRARFPGDAAHLRLAGWSFGAWVALEMACRAEAEDDSFAGLDLLDPPPPESGPLHLHYDDGELETVFAAELSQGGGNGAEGPSRGGEGARAYAERLAHCCRANLRSMAQHRVRPLAATPTRLWLAGRPVEGLPSPPPASGQEALWHPYLPESATCTVLDTTHYGIVRGEHARTVAAALDASLSRTGGDAT; via the coding sequence ATGGGGCTCCTCGCGGGCGCCGTCCACGCGCAGTCCCTGCGTACCCCGCACGCCGACGCGGTGATCGACGGTGAGCACCGGCTCGACCACGCCGCGCTCGACGCGGCGGCGGCCACCGTCGCCGCCGCCCTGCGCGCGCGGGGTGTGCGGCGCGGCCAGGCCGTGGCCCTCGCGCTTCCCCGTTCGTGGCGCCTGGTGTGCGCCATGCTCGGTGTCCTGCGGGCGGGGGCGTGTGTCGTGCCCCTCGACCGGCTGAGCCCACCGCACCGCCGCGGCCACATCCTCGCGGACTCGGGTGCGGTCGCCGTCGTCCACGACGGCACACCGCCCCCGGACCTGCCCGGCGAGGTGCTGCCGCTGGCGGTGGACGATCTCCTGGCTTCCACCGGCGTCCGCTTGGCCGAAGCGGTGGGTGGGGAAGGCGAGGGGACGGATCACGAGCAGGTCGCCGGCGAGGGCCGCGAGGGGATGTCCGCCGTCGCGGAACCCGTGTCCTTTCTCTTCTACACCTCGGGAACGACCGGTCTGCCCAAGGGTGTCGAGGTGCGCGACGCGGGTGTCCTGCGCCTCGCCGCGCCCGGCTACCTTGACCTCCGGCCCGGCACACGCTTCGCCTGCATGTCCAACCCGGCTTTCGACGCGCTCAGTTTCGAGGTGTGGACACCGCTGCTCACCGGTGGCTCCTGTGTCGTGCTCCGCGACGACGAGGTCCAGGATCCGCACCGGCTCGACGCCGCGTTGCTGCGGGAGGGAGTGGACATCGCGTTCGTCACGTCCGCCCTCTTCCACGCCGTCGCCGACACCGTGCCCGGCTGCTTCGCCGGAGCCCGGGACGTGCTGGTCGGCGGCGAAGCCCTCAACTCGCCCGCCATACAGCGCTGGTACAAGCACAACGCGTCATCCGCCACTCGTCTGCACAACGTGTACGGGCCCACCGAGTCGACCACTTTCGCGCTCTCCCACACGATCCCCCGCGGCTTCCCCGGGGATTCCGTCCCCATCGGGCGGCCGCTGCCGGGCACCGGGGTGGCGTTCGCGGTCCCCGGGGGCACCCGGGCCGCGCCGCCCGGCGAGGTGGCGGAGCTCCTCCTGTCGGGTGCGGGACTCGCCGCCGGGTACCGCAACCTGCCGGAAGAGACACGCAGTCGCTTCGTGACCCTGCCGGGGTCCGACGGTGCGCCTGTCCGGCATTACCGCACCGGCGACCTGGTGCGCGCGGACAGCGCCGGGCTCGTCACCTACGTCGGGCGGGCCGACCGGCAGGTGAAGGTCAGGGGATTTCGCATCGAGCCCGGCGAGGTGGAACGGCAGATACGCGCCCACCCCTGGGTGCGGCAGGCGCACGTGTGCACCCGGGTCCCGGGGCGGGGAGGTCCCAGGGAACTGCTCGCGTACGTGGTGGCCGACGACGGCCTGTCGTTCGAGGACTTCGACCGGCATCTGGCGGCGCGACTGCCCGGCTACATGCGGCCCCACCACATCCACCGGGTCGGGGACCTGCCGCGCACCGCGAACGGCAAGGTGGATGAGAAAGCCCTCCTGTCCCTCGGCGGTGCGCCGTGGCGGGCCCCCGTGGACGAGGGGGTCCCGGTGACGGAGCGCTGCCGCGAGGTGCTGGAGCTGGCCGGCGGTCTGCTCGGTCCGCGGGACCTGCGGCCGGGCGACCGCTGGACCGCCGTCGGCGGGGACTCGCTGGGGGCGCTGCGCCTGCGGTTCGAGGCGCGCAGGCGATGGAACAGGGACCTGTCGGCGTCGTTCGTCCTGCGGTCGGACTTCGCCGGGATCGCCGCGGCTCTCGACGCGGCCGGCGCGGAAGGGGACGGCACGGACCACTCGCCGTACCCCGTGCCGGCCGGACCGGCCGGGGCCGATTCGGCTCCCGCCACCAGTGAGCAGCAGCGGCTGTGGCTGCTGCACCGGCGCGACCCCGGCTCCCCCGCCTACCACGCGGGGCAGGCGTTCCGGATCGACGGCCGCCTCGACCCGGACGCCTTGCGCCGGGCACTCACCCGGCTCGTGGAGCGCCATGTGGCGCTGCGTACCGGCTTCGAGGCCGGGCAGGAAGGGCTGCGTCAGGTCGTCGGGGCGCCGTACGACCCGTGGTACGACCCGGGTTCCCGGCCGCCTCGTGCGGAGGCGGACGCCCTCGCGTTCGCGGACCGGTTCTTCGCCGAACCCTTCGACCTGGCCGTGCCCCGGATGCTGCGCGCGTGCTGGCTGCCGTCCCACGGCTCCGGCGGTTCCGACGACTCTGCCATCCCCGACGGCTCCGACGGCTCCGACGGCTCCGCGAGCCCGGGCGACGGCGGCGTGCTGCTGCTCCACCTCCACCACATCGCCGTGGACGGCTGGTCCCTCGGTGTGCTGTTCGAGCATCTGTCGGCCGACTACGCGGCGGAGCTCGACGGGCCCTGCGGCCGCGACCGGCCATCCGCCGCCGGGCCGCGATACACACCGCTCGACCACGCGGACTGGCAGACCCGTTGGCGTGGCGGGCCCGCCTACCGTGAACAACTCGAAGGACTGCTGCGGTACTACGAAGCCGACGCGGCCGACGACGCCGTCGGGGACCGGGCCGGCGTCGCGGAACCCCTGCGGTCCGCCCGCTCCTCCACCGGCGGGGGGCGGCTGCTGCGGAGCGGTCTCGACGTCGCGCGACGCGCCACCGTGGACCGCCTCTGCGCCGAACTGAACCTCACGCGATTTGAGTTGCTGCTCGGTGTCTTCGCGTGGAGTGCGTACGGAGTGACCGGGAGGACCCGGCTGAGGGTGGCGTCCCCGACGGCGGGGCGCCCGATATCCGCATGCGAGCACAGTGTCGGCATGTTCGCCAACACCGTGCTCCTGCCGCTGGCGGTGGCGCCGCGCGAGGGGCTGCGTGCCCAGGTCGCCCGGCTCGCCGAGGGAGCCAGGGCGGTGCTGGAGCGGCAGGACGTCGTCCTCGCCGATGTCCTGGCCGCGGACGGGTTCGCCGGCACGGCTGCCGGCACGGCACCGTTCGACTTCCTCTTCGTGCTGGAGAACACCGACTTCGGCGCGCTCGACCTGCGGGAGTGTTCGGCCCGACCCGTGTGGCGGCCCCCGGCCGGGGTGAAGTGCCCCCTGACCCTGTCGCTCGTCGAGCACGGGGACGGCTTCGACTGCCTGTGGGAGTACGCGGAGGACCACTTCACCCCGGCCGAGGCGCAGGCCCTGGCCACCCTGTTCGTGAGCGGGATCGACCTCCTCGCCCAGGACGGCACGACCACCCCCGCGCGGCTCGTCGGGCCGTACCGCAGATCGCTGCCCGACCACGGCACCGGCGCACCGGTACGTCCCGGGCCCTACCGTACGGTCGCCGAGGGCTTCGCGCGCCAGGTGGCGCTGCGGCCCGACGCGCCCGCTCTCGCGTCGGGCGACCGGGTCCTCTCGTACGGCGAACTCGACCGTCACGCACGGGCGCTGGCCGGTGAACTGCTCGGCGCGTTCCCGCTGCCCGGCCCCGACGACCCCGGTGCGTGCCGCGTCGCGCTGTACTTCGAGCCGTCGGTCGAACACGTCGTGGCCCTGCTGGCACTGGCCCGCCTCGGGATCACCGCCGTACCTCTCGATCCGGCCTATCCGACGGCCCTGCTGCGGCAGGTGCTCGAACAGGCCGAGCCGCTGTGCGTGCTGCTGGCGGCGGACGGCGGCGCGGCCTTCGACGCCGTCGCCCCGCCGGGCGGGCCCCCGCGCCATCCGGTCGTCCGGCCGGCCGGGAACACACCGCACCCGGACTCCGTGCGGCTGCCCGCACCGGGCGACGGCGGCGCCAGGCCGCTGTACACACTCTTCACCTCGGGGTCCACCGGCGCGCCCAAGGGCGTGCAGGTCGCCGACCGCACCCTGTGCGACCTGCTGCACTGGCAGGAGGGACCGGGCGCTCTGCCGGGGCCCGCCGTCACACAGCAGTTCTCGATGCTGTCCTTCGACGTGTCCTTCCAGGAGATCTTCGGCACGCTCTGCGGCGGCGGCCTGCTGCACCTCGTCGACCAGGATCTGCGGCACGATCCCCCCGCACTGCTGCGCCGGTTGGAGTCGACGGGGGCGCAGCGCCTGCATCTGCCCTACGTGGCACTGCAGTTGCTGGCGGAGCACGCCGTCCACCTGGGTCTGTACCCGTCGCGGCTGCGCGACGTGGTCACGGCGGGCGAGCAACTCGTGTGCACCGACGCGATCCGGCGGTGGTTCGCCGGCATGCCCGGGGCACACCTGCACAACCACTACGGGCCGACCGAGACCCATGTCGTCAGCGCGCTCCGGCTGGACGGCGATCCGGCGCACTGGCCCGAACGTCCCGCCGTGGGCAGCGCGGTGTCGGGCGCGCTGCTGCGCGTGGTCGACGAGGGCGACGAGCCGGTCCCCGCCGGCTGCACCGGCGACCTCCTCATCGGCGGGTCCATGGTCTCCCGCTGCTACCTGGGGGATCAGGGACTCAACGAACGACGGTTCGTGGAGCTGCCGGGTCTCGGGCTGTTCTACCGCAGCGGCGACCGGGCGCGGTTCGACACGGCGGGGCTGCTGCACTTCGCGGGCCGCGACGACCAGCAGATCAAGTTCAGTGGTCACCGGCTGGAACTGGGCCAGGTCGAGGCGGCACTCCTGCGCCACCCGGACGTCGTCTCGGCCGTCGTGGTGCGCGACGGCGGGGCGCTGGTCGGCTGCGTGCAGTGCCACGCCGGGCGGGGGGATGTCACCCATGAGGGCCTCAGCGCCCATCTGGCCTCGCTGCTCCCGCCGTTCGTCCGCCTGGACCGGTTCCGGCTCCTCACCGTGCTGCCCCGCACGCCGAGCGGGAAACTGGACCGGAAAGCCGCGCTCACGGCGCCCGGCGAGGATCTGCCGCACGACCCCGGTGCCGGGCCGGGCGGTCGGACCGGTCCGCCGGTGCGGTCCGGCGGCACCGGGCGCCCCCTCGACGCGGAGCCCGTCGGCCCGCGATCCGCGAGGCCGCGCGCGTCCGGGCCCGTCGGATCGGCTCCCCTCGAAGCCCGGCTCGCGGAGGCGTTCCGGGAGGTGACCGGGCGCACCGTGGAGTCCGGCAGCACGTTCTTCGCGGCGGGCGCGTCGAGCCTCGACCTGATGCGGTTCCATCTGCACTGCACGACCCGGCTGGGATTCGGCTTCAGCGTCACGGACCTGTTCGAACACGTCACGGTGGCGGCCCTCGCACGCTTCCTCGACGCCGGGGCGGCCGCGGGCGGTAGCCCGGGCGAGGGGAACACGGGGACAGCCGGAGCCGGGGACGAGGCCCCCGGTGGGGCCGCCGGGCAACCGGTCGCCGCAGCGGACACCGCCCCGCTCCCCGGTCGTGGGCACGTAACGGGCTCGCGTACCCCGTCCGGCGAGCCGGTCGCCGTCGTCGGCATGGCGGTACGGCTGCCCGGCGCACCGGACCTGGCGTCCTTCTGGCGTATGACCGCGGGTGGTGGGCGCGGGATCACGCACTTCGAGGCGGCGGCGGGACTCGTGGGCGCGCGGAGCCAGTTGGACGGTCCGCTCGCCTTCGACCCGGGCCATTTCGGCATCAGCCCGCAGGAGGCCAGGCTGATGGATCCCCAGCAGCGCCAGCTCCTGATGAGCTGCGTCGAGGCCCTCGCGCACGCGGGTATCGGTGACACGTCCCGGGTCCGGGTCGGCCTCGTCGCCGGGGCCGGGGAGAACACGTACTTCCAGGCGATGCTGCGCGACGGCGACCCGTCGCAGTTGCCGGACGGCTTCCAGATGGCGCTCCACCACGAGAAGGACTTCCTCGCGACGAAGGCGGCCTTCCATCTCGGACTGACGGGCCCCGCGCTCACCACGCAGTCCGCGTGCTCCAGTTCGCTCGTGGCGGTGCACGTGGCCGCGGGCATGCTGCGCCAGGGCGACGCCGAGGTGATGCTCGCGGGCGGCGTCCTCGTCGACACCGAACTCACCGACGGCTACCGCTACCGGCCGCAGCACATCTTCTCCCCCGACGGGCACTGCCGGCCCTTCAGCGACGACGCCGCCGGCACGGTCGGCGGCAGCGGTGCCGGGGTGGTCGTGCTGAAGCCGCTCAGCACGGCACGGCGTGACGGCGACACGGTCTACGCCGTCCTCACCGGCTCGGCAGTCAACAACGACGGTTCGGACAAGATGAGTTACAGCGCCCCCTCCCTCACCGGCCAGCGCACGGTGATCCGGGACGCGCTGCGCAGGAGCGGCAGGACCGGCGCGGACATCGGGTACGTGGAGGCGCACGGCACCGGCACCCGGCTCGGCGACCCGATCGAGGTGGCGGCGCTGCGGCAGGCGCTCGGCGCGACCGAACCGGGCACGTGTGCGCTCTCGTCGGTCAAGAGCCAGATCGGCCACCTGGGCGCGGCGGCCGGCGTGGTCGGCCTCGTCCGGGCGTCGCTCGCCCTGCACCACGGCGAGATCCCGCCGACCGTCGACTTCCACGCCCCCAACCCGGCTTTCGGCGACGATCTCGCGCCGTTCCACATCCCGACGCGGGCGGAGCCGTGGCCCGCCGGGCGCGACCGGGTGGCGTCCGTCAGCAGCTTCGGCATCGGCGGAACCAACGCCCATGTGGTGCTGGAGGACGGCAGTGCGACGACGCGGGAGGCGGAGTCCGCCGCGAGAACGCCGAACGCGGCCGCCTCGCCCGAGCGGTGCCTGGTGCTGTCGAGCAGCAGCGAGGCCGCCCTGCGCCGCGACGCGCGGCGGATCGCCGACCATCTGGCGGCCCGACCCGACACGTTCGCGCAGACCGTACGGCATCTGCGCGAGGGCCGCCCGGCCCTGCGCTGGCGGGCCGCCGCGCCCTGCGCCGACGCGGCGGCGGCCGTCGCCTGGCTGAGGGCCGTGGGCGAGGACGGCGGTACGGGTGCCGTGCGGACGACACCCGGCCCTGACCTGCCGCCCCTGGCACCCGCCGGGCTCGATGCCCGGGACCTCGCGGACGCCTGGACGGCCGGGCGGCCGATCGCCGGGACGGGTGAACCCGCCCCGGCGCCCTGGGACTTCCCGCCGCCCGCGTTCGATCCGCGCGACCACGTCTTCGCCCGGCTTCCCGCGTCCGGGGCCCGGACGGGCCCGGCGTTGGGTCCGGCCGCCGCACGGACCGGGAGCAGCGAGCCGCCGACGCACCCGCGAACCAGCCTCGCCGCCGGTCCTGCGCTCCCCGCCCCTGCCGGAACCCCCCTCGCCCCACCGGCCGGGGCGACGGACGGCCCCCCGCGCCTCGCGGAGGCCGACTGGCTGCACCAGCCCCAGTGGGTACGGTCGCACCGCGCGGCCACAGGTGCGCGGCCTCGCCCGGGCCCGGGCGAGGCGGCGCGGTCCCCGCGCGCGCTCGTCGTCGTGACGGACGGCGAGGTGCCGCCCGGCGCGCTGCGGCCCTTCGCCGACCGCCACGCGCACGTCGTGCACGCCACGGCCGGCCCGGGGTTCGAGCGGCGCGGCGACGGCGCGTACCAGGTGGACCCGGTGGATCCGGCGTCGCTGCGGCTGCTGATCGACGCGGTCGCGGACAGCGGCCACGCGGGCATCGACTGGCTGCACGCCCTGCCGCTCGCCGTGAGCGGAGTGCCGGGTCCCGGCACGCTGGAGCACGCGCGGCGCGCCTGCCTGGACGCGCCGGCCGCCCTCCTCCAGGCCGTCACCGGCCGGCCCGGGACACCGCCGGTACGCCCGTGGTGGCTGTCGTACGGGGCCCGTCCCGTCGACGGGACCGTCACGCGGCCGGAACTGGGGCTCCTCGCGGGCGCGGCCACGGTGGCGGAACAAGAGGGCTTCCCGCGCGGCCACTGGGTGGACCTGCCGACGGACGACCTCGGGGCCTGCGCCGGCGGGCTCGCGGAACTCGTCGCGCACGCCGGACGCGTACCGGGCGCGCACGGCACCGCGCGGAACACGGGAATCCCCGCCCAGCTGGCACTGCGTCAGGGCTTCTGGTGGCGCCCGGCCACCGTACCGGTCGACGCGGGGCCGGCCGGGACTCCGGCCCTCCCGGCCGGCGGTGACCACCTGATCCTCGGCGGCACGGGCGGGATCGGCACGGCGGTCGCCCAGTGGCTGCTGGAGCGGGGTACGGGCCGGGTCCTGCTGCTCGCGCGCCGGCCCCACCTGCCCGACGCCCTGCGGCGGTGGGCCGACCGGGTCGTCCTCGTCGAGGCCGACCTCCGCGCCGCAGAACCCGGCGGGAGCGGGGGCGCGGGCGCGATCAGCGGCTCAGGCGCGCCGGGCGGCGCCGACGACAGCGGCGGCATCGAAAGTGTGCTGGCGGCCATCGCCCGCCGGACGCAATCCCTCGCCGGGGTCGTGCACGCCGCGGGCGTACCGGACGGCGCGCTGCTCGCCCGGCGGGACGCCGACGCGGCCCGCGCCGGGACGGCCGCCCGGCTGGCGGGGGCGCTCCTCGTGGAGCGGATCATCGCCCGGTTCGCGCCGGCCACCGCGCTCTACTGCTCGTCGATGTCGGCCCTGCTGGGCGGTGTCGGGCAGTTCGACTACGCGGCCTCGGCCGGCCTGCTCGACGCCTTCGCGCACCACCGGGGCGGCGCGGACGACACCACCGCCCGGTTCACCGTCGACTGGGACGTCTGGCGCGAGACGGGCATGGCCCTGCGCGTACCGGGCGCGGACGCGCGGCACCGGGCTCATCTCGCCCGGGGGCTCGACGTGGCGGAGGGCCTGCGCGTCCTGGACCGGACGTACGCCCTGCAACTGCCGCACCTGCTGGTGTCCACGACCGGCCTGGAGGCGTCGCGGGTGTTCTACGAGGGCGCCGCGCCGCAGGAAGGGCGTGTACGCCCGGCCGACGGGGACGGCTCGCCGCTCCCGGCACCGATGGTGGCCGCTCCCCCGCCGGACGGCCCGCCGGACGCCGCACAGGGCCCTTCGGGGGACTCGGCCCCCGCGCTCCTGGACGCCTGGCTGCGCGACCTGCTCGGCCTGGACGCGATCGACCCCGACGCGGCCCTCTACGACCTCGGGGCCGACTCGCTCACCATGCTCGACCTCATCAGTGAGGTGAAACGCCACTTCGACATCGAGCTGGAACTGTCCTGGCTCAGTCATCAGGTGTCCCTCGCCGAGATCCTGGCCAAACTGCGCGAGCGGGCACCGGCGGGCGGCGGCCCGGACGGGGGCACCGCACACGCGGCCACGCTCGCGGCGGCACCGGAGAGCGGGACACGGTCCGCATCGGTGACGGCAGCGCATGCGGCGCCCGGGACAGGGACAGGGACGGCACCAGGTTCGGCGCCGGAGACGGGAACGGGCCCCGCACCCGTGGAGGCACCCGGCACCCCGACCACTTCGGGAACGCCTCCCCTCGCGGCGACGGGTTCCGGGCCCGCGGTCGGAACGGCTCCCGCGGTGGTGGCACCGGCCGGGGCCGGGAGGACCCCGAACCCCCGAGCGGCCGCCGCCCCGGCGGGCCGGGCCCGCACCGCCCACGTCGCGATCGAGACATGGCAGCGGGGAACCGGCCCTGACGTGCTGTGCCTCGTGCACCCCGTCGGAGGCGACATCCAGGCCTACCGCTCGCTCGTGTCGGCTCTCGGTCCCCACGCCACGGTGTGCCTGATCGCCGATCCGGCACTGGGCGACCCGGCGGCGCCGGAGTGGACCCTCGCCGACCGCGCGTCGCACTACCGGGCCGCGCTGCGGGCGCGGTTCCCCGGCGACGCGGCACACCTCCGCCTCGCGGGCTGGTCGTTCGGGGCCTGGGTCGCCCTGGAGATGGCGTGCCGAGCGGAGGCGGAGGACGATTCCTTCGCGGGCCTGGACCTCCTCGATCCGCCGCCACCGGAGTCGGGGCCGCTCCACCTGCACTACGACGACGGCGAGTTGGAGACGGTCTTCGCCGCCGAACTGTCCCAGGGCGGCGGGAACGGGGCGGAAGGGCCGTCGCGGGGCGGCGAGGGGGCACGCGCCTACGCGGAACGCCTCGCGCACTGCTGCCGCGCCAATCTCCGGAGCATGGCGCAGCACCGGGTACGGCCGCTGGCGGCCACGCCCACCCGGCTGTGGCTGGCGGGGCGGCCCGTTGAGGGACTTCCGTCTCCGCCGCCCGCCTCGGGGCAGGAGGCGCTGTGGCACCCCTACCTGCCCGAGTCCGCGACGTGCACGGTGCTGGACACCACGCACTACGGCATCGTGCGCGGCGAACACGCCCGGACCGTCGCGGCGGCGCTCGACGCGTCCCTGTCCCGAACCGGAGGCGACGCCACGTGA
- a CDS encoding TauD/TfdA dioxygenase family protein encodes MESYELDAVEAITTRPPREYRTLSVDPLTPIIGAEVTGLDLSRELTDEQLRELKAAFLDHHVLVLRDQHITQDDHSRLAGHFGELRPVNPPPPEGDPHVLEISTNPEDANVAGNGWHTDGSADAEPSLGSMLYLTRVPEPGSGGDTLFANMHLAYEMLSPALRAMLDGMTAVHDGLAAFQGQTPPEGYVAPKSEHPLVVRHPETDRKLLYVNPAYTTRIPQLSQEESRAVLDLLFAVTARRPVLSCRVRWAPNTLVFWDNRCVQHHATYDYYPFTRYGQRIAINGGPLKG; translated from the coding sequence ATGGAGAGTTACGAACTCGACGCGGTCGAGGCCATCACCACCAGGCCCCCGCGGGAGTACCGCACTCTGAGTGTCGACCCGCTGACCCCGATCATCGGCGCCGAAGTCACCGGCCTCGACCTCTCACGCGAGCTGACCGACGAGCAACTGCGCGAACTGAAGGCCGCGTTCCTCGACCACCATGTGCTGGTACTGCGCGACCAGCACATCACCCAGGACGACCACAGCCGCCTCGCGGGGCACTTCGGCGAGCTGCGGCCCGTCAACCCCCCGCCGCCGGAGGGGGATCCGCATGTCCTGGAGATCAGCACCAACCCGGAGGACGCCAACGTCGCGGGCAACGGCTGGCACACCGACGGCTCCGCCGACGCCGAGCCGTCCCTCGGCTCGATGCTCTACCTCACCCGGGTTCCGGAGCCCGGGAGCGGCGGTGACACGCTCTTCGCCAATATGCATCTGGCGTACGAGATGCTGTCGCCCGCGCTGCGCGCGATGCTGGACGGGATGACGGCCGTCCACGACGGACTCGCCGCTTTCCAGGGCCAGACCCCGCCCGAGGGGTATGTGGCACCGAAGAGTGAACACCCCCTGGTGGTGCGCCATCCGGAGACCGACCGCAAGCTGCTGTACGTCAACCCCGCCTACACGACCCGGATTCCGCAGCTGTCCCAGGAGGAGAGCCGCGCCGTGCTCGACCTGCTGTTCGCGGTGACGGCGCGCCGTCCCGTGCTGAGCTGCCGGGTCCGCTGGGCGCCGAACACCCTGGTGTTCTGGGACAACCGCTGCGTCCAGCACCACGCGACGTACGACTACTACCCGTTCACCCGCTACGGGCAGCGCATCGCCATCAACGGCGGTCCGCTGAAGGGCTGA